A window from Malania oleifera isolate guangnan ecotype guangnan chromosome 7, ASM2987363v1, whole genome shotgun sequence encodes these proteins:
- the LOC131159489 gene encoding sphingolipid delta(4)-desaturase DES1-like, producing MGGDEREKEGVMATDFFWSYTDEPHASRRRQILSQYPQIKELFGPDPWAFFKITVVVSLQLSAATLLYNAGWLKITAVAYFFGSFLNHNLFLAIHELSHNLAFSTPVYNRWLGIFANLPIGVPMSVTFQKYHLEHHRFQGVDGIDMDLPSYTEANLVTNVVTKSIWVILQLFFYALRPLFLKPKPPGLWEFTNLIIQLALDAAMVYFWGWKSFAYLILSTFVGGGMHPMAGHFISEHYVFKTEQETYSYYGPLNLLTWDVGYHNEHHDFPRIPGCKLYKVKEIAPEYYEGLDSYKSWSQVIYMYIMDRTVGPFSRMKRKVSKTAKKSE from the exons atgggaggggatgagagagagaaagaaggagtAATGGCGACGGACTTCTTCTGGTCGTACACCGACGAACCGCACGCTTCTCGCCGGCGTCAGATCCTCTCTCAGTACCCTCAAATCAAAGAGCTCTTCGGCCCTGATCCTTGGGCTTTTTTCAAG ATTACTGTGGTTGTATCGCTTCAGCTGTCGGCTGCCACTTTACTTTACAATGCTGGTTGGCTGAAGATCACGGCAGTGGCATACTTTTTTGGTTCATTTCTCAATCACAACCTTTTCTTGGCCATTCATGAGCTCAGCCACAATCTCGCCTTCTCAACTCCAGTTTACAACCGTTGGCTTGGGATTTTCGCTAACCTACCCATTGGTGTACCCATGTCTGTAACCTTCCAAAAGTATCACCTTGAGCACCATCGCTTCCAAGGAGTCGATGGTATTGACATGGATCTCCCAAGCTACACCGAGGCCAATCTTGTGACAAATGTCGTAACAAAATCCATTTGGGTCATATTGCAGCTCTTCTTTTATGCTCTGCGGCCATTATTTCTCAAGCCAAAACCACCTGGTTTGTGGGAGTTCACCAATTTGATCATCCAACTGGCACTTGATGCTGCCATGGTTTACTTCTGGGGCTGGAAGTCTTTTGCTTATTTGATCCTTTCTACATTCGTTGGGGGCGGAATGCACCCGATGGCTGGTCACTTCATCTCAGAGCATTATGTCTTCAAGACAGAACAAGAGACATACTCATATTACGGCCCCCTGAATCTTCTTACATGGGACGTGGGATACCACAATGAGCACCATGATTTCCCCAGGATTCCTGGGTGCAAGCTCTACAAGGTGAAGGAGATTGCACCGGAGTATTATGAGGGTTTAGATTCATATAAATCTTGGAGCCAGGTTATTTACATGTATATTATGGACCGGACAGTTGGGCCTTTTAGCCGGATGAAGAGAAAGGTATCAAAGACTGCGAAGAAATCAGAATAG